In Tursiops truncatus isolate mTurTru1 chromosome 9, mTurTru1.mat.Y, whole genome shotgun sequence, a single genomic region encodes these proteins:
- the INMT gene encoding LOW QUALITY PROTEIN: indolethylamine N-methyltransferase (The sequence of the model RefSeq protein was modified relative to this genomic sequence to represent the inferred CDS: inserted 2 bases in 1 codon; deleted 1 base in 1 codon; substituted 1 base at 1 genomic stop codon), with the protein MGRGREREVDITGLQQWKHSQVPARTEGKLYTGEDYKXKFDSKNYLKTYYAFDSGTVAENEILKFNLKNLFETFSSAGVRGDVLINTGPGPTIYQLLSACEAFREIIASDHLQQNPQEVKKWLKKEPGAYDLSPAMQXVCELEGDRSKWQEKEARLQRTVTRLLKWDVNQPHPLGLTQVPPVDCVLTLLALECACHDVDAYQAAGRGLVGLLKPGGHLVTALALRTQHYMVGAKKFFGLHREKETVEKALQEAGCQVLRCQYSRVISSEAHCTNEGICSVVARKSPRA; encoded by the exons atgggaagaggcagggagagggaagtggatATAACAGGACTGCAGCAATGGAAACACAGCCAGGTCCCAGCTAGAACGGAGGGCAAGCTGTACACAGGAGAGGACTACAA AAAGTTCGACTCCAAGAACTACTTAAAGACGTACTACGCCTTCGATTCAGGCACCGTAGCTGAAAATGAAATCTTGAAATTTAACCTGAAAAACCTCTTTGAAACCTTCTCTTCAG CAGGAGTGAGAGGTGACGTCCTGATCAACACTGGCCCAGGCCCCACCATCTACCAGCTGCTCTCGGCCTGTGAAGCCTTCCGGGAGATCATCGCCTCAGACCACTTGCAGCAGAACCCCCAGGAGGTGAAGAAGTGGCTGAAGAAGGAGCCAGGGGCCTACGACTTGTCCCCAGCCATGCAGTAGGTGTGTGAGCTGGAGGGAGACAG GAGCAAGTGGCAGGAGAAGGAGGCCCGTCTCCAAAGGACAGTCACGCGG TTACTGAAGTGGGATGTGAACCAGCCACACCCACTGGGGCTCACCCAGGTGCCACCAGTTGACTGTGTGCTGACCCTGCTGGCCCTGGAGTGCGCCTGCCATGACGTGGACGCCTACCAGGCAGCCGGGCGAGGCCTGGTCGGCCTGCTGAAGCCGGGCGGGCACCTGGTCACCGCGTTAGCCCTGCGCACCCAGCACTACATGGTGGGCGCCAAGAAGTTCTTTGGGCTCCACCGGGAGAAGGAGACAGTGGAGAAGGCCTTGCAGGAGGCCGGCTGCCAGGTGCTGAGGTGCCAGTACTCCCGTGTCATCTCCTCAGAGGCCCACTGCACCAATGAGGGCATCTGCTCTGTGGTCGCCCGCAAGAGTCCCAGGGCCTGA